The genomic interval GCAGGAAGAGGCCATGAGGGCGGTGCTGGCGCGGCGGGACTCCATCGTCATCCTGCCGACGGGAGGCGGGAAGTCGCTCTGCTTTCAGGCGCCGGCAGCGGCGGCGATGAGGACCTGTTCGAGATGCTCCGTGTCCTCCGTCGGACCATGGCCGCAGAGCGAGGTATCCCACCCTACCTCATCTTCAGCGACGCCAGCCTGCGTGAGATGACACGAGCACGCCCCACCGCGAAGGACGCCTTCCTGCAGATCAAGGGGGTCGGCCTGCGCAAGCTCCAGGAGCTTGGCCCGCGCTTTCTGGCCTGCATCCGCGCACACAGAGACGACTCCACAGGCGACACTTCGCCTGTGCCCTGACCCGCCTAAGCGGCCCCGCGCTACGCCCCCTGAACGCTCCGTGGCTCGGTGGTGGAGCCCGTGCTTCGCCAGCCGGCAGTCCCGTTTACGCGTCCACTCACTGGTCGGCTGAAGGACTTGCCTGTGAACGGCTTT from Candidatus Methylomirabilis limnetica carries:
- a CDS encoding DEAD/DEAH box helicase, which produces MENIRQTVKRVWGYDTLLPLQEEAMRAVLARRDSIVILPTGGGKSLCFQAPAAAAMRTCSRCSVSSVGPWPQSEVSHPTSSSATPACVR
- a CDS encoding HRDC domain-containing protein, translating into MFEMLRVLRRTMAAERGIPPYLIFSDASLREMTRARPTAKDAFLQIKGVGLRKLQELGPRFLACIRAHRDDSTGDTSPVP